One Phocaeicola dorei genomic region harbors:
- a CDS encoding glycoside hydrolase family 2 protein encodes MRNKILLFLLAFIGISQIAAASAVRDKYNFNSEWLLYVGDIPEAKEVRFQDTDWKKVTLPRPFNEDEAFRLSIEQLTDTIMWYRKHFRLPANSKNKKVFVEFEGVRQGADFYINGEYIGLHENGAMAVGFDLTPYIKYGQENVMAVRIDNNWNYKERATDTKYQWSDRNFNANYGGIPKNVWLHVTDKLYQTLPLYSNLKTTGVYIYAEDIRVKSRKAVVHAESEIKNEYNRDKKVAYKVEVCDRDGKSIKSFEGTQTVVKPGETATLEASAEIDGLHFWSWGYGYLYTVKTSLWVDGKKVDEVATRTGFRKTRFGKGMIWLNDRVIQMKGFAQRTSNEWPGVGMSVPAWLSDYSNGLMVEDNANLVRWMHITPWKQDIESCDRVGLIQAMQAGDAEKDREGRQWEQRTELMRDAIIYNRNNPSILFYECGNESISREHMIEMKAIRDKYDPHGGRAIGSREMLDIREAEYGGEMLYINKSKHHPMWAMEYCRDEGLRKYWDEYSYPYHKNGEGNNSFRSAMTNKVQKKVDARAYNHNQDSFTIENVIRWFDYWRERPGTGDRVSSGGVKIIFSDTNTHYRGVENYRRSGVTDAMRIPKDPFYAHQVMWDGWVDIENPRIHIVGHWNYKEDVVKPVYVVSSAEKVELFLNGKSLGNGQRDYHFLYTFKDVAFVPGKLEAVGYDKNGKECCRAELQTAGKPEQIKLSVIQSPKGWKADGADMVLLQVEVMDKDGRRCPLANDLIHFDVEGPAEWRGGIAQGKDNYILSKDLPVECGINRALIRSLTTPGTVRITAKADGLQSAEISLSSAPVEVKNGLSNYIPGDELEGRLTRGETPLTPSYKDTKVDVNILSAVAGANQDEVIKSFDDNELSEWKNDGRLNSAWITYSLERAARVDEICMKLTGWRLRSYPLEIYAGDELIWSGETEKSLGYIHLNVKPVLTNEITIRLKGASKEGDGFGQIVEVAAPAAGELDLFKAKNGDKTNHELRIVEIEFKENLWQ; translated from the coding sequence ATGAGAAACAAAATTCTTTTATTTTTATTGGCTTTTATAGGAATAAGTCAGATTGCGGCAGCATCAGCTGTTCGTGATAAATACAATTTTAATTCTGAATGGTTACTTTATGTTGGCGATATACCGGAAGCCAAAGAAGTACGTTTTCAGGATACGGATTGGAAGAAAGTAACATTACCCCGTCCTTTTAATGAAGATGAAGCTTTTCGTTTAAGTATAGAACAACTGACGGATACAATCATGTGGTATCGTAAGCATTTCCGTCTGCCTGCCAATAGCAAAAACAAAAAAGTTTTTGTTGAATTTGAAGGCGTCCGTCAAGGAGCTGATTTTTATATCAATGGTGAATATATCGGCTTGCATGAAAATGGTGCGATGGCTGTAGGTTTCGATTTGACTCCTTATATTAAATATGGACAAGAGAATGTAATGGCAGTCCGCATTGATAATAACTGGAATTATAAGGAACGTGCCACTGATACTAAGTATCAATGGAGTGACCGTAATTTTAATGCCAATTATGGAGGGATTCCTAAGAATGTGTGGCTTCATGTTACTGATAAACTTTATCAGACACTTCCCTTGTATAGTAATTTAAAAACGACCGGTGTCTATATCTATGCGGAGGATATTCGTGTAAAATCTCGTAAAGCCGTAGTTCACGCCGAATCCGAAATAAAAAATGAATATAATCGGGATAAGAAAGTCGCTTATAAGGTTGAAGTGTGTGATCGTGACGGGAAAAGCATAAAAAGTTTTGAGGGTACTCAGACGGTAGTAAAACCGGGTGAAACTGCGACTTTGGAAGCTTCAGCAGAAATAGACGGACTTCATTTCTGGAGTTGGGGATACGGATATTTGTACACAGTAAAAACCAGTTTATGGGTGGATGGCAAAAAAGTAGATGAAGTGGCTACCCGTACCGGTTTCCGTAAAACTCGTTTCGGCAAAGGAATGATTTGGTTGAATGACCGGGTGATTCAGATGAAAGGTTTTGCACAGCGTACCAGTAATGAATGGCCGGGAGTCGGTATGAGTGTTCCTGCATGGCTGAGTGATTATAGCAACGGTTTGATGGTGGAAGATAATGCCAATTTGGTTCGTTGGATGCATATCACCCCTTGGAAGCAGGATATTGAATCGTGTGACCGTGTCGGATTGATTCAGGCGATGCAGGCCGGTGATGCAGAAAAGGACCGTGAAGGCCGTCAATGGGAACAACGTACAGAATTGATGCGTGATGCCATTATTTACAACCGTAATAATCCGAGTATTTTATTTTATGAATGTGGAAACGAATCAATCAGTCGTGAACACATGATAGAAATGAAAGCGATTCGTGATAAGTATGACCCTCATGGAGGCCGTGCCATCGGTTCTCGTGAAATGCTTGATATTCGTGAAGCCGAATATGGTGGCGAGATGCTTTATATCAATAAAAGCAAACATCATCCGATGTGGGCCATGGAATACTGCCGTGATGAAGGTCTGCGCAAATATTGGGATGAATATTCTTATCCATATCATAAAAATGGGGAAGGAAATAATTCATTTCGTTCTGCAATGACTAATAAGGTCCAGAAAAAGGTGGATGCCCGTGCTTATAATCACAATCAGGATTCCTTTACTATTGAAAATGTAATTCGTTGGTTTGATTATTGGCGTGAACGCCCGGGTACAGGTGACCGTGTCAGCTCGGGAGGTGTGAAAATCATCTTCTCGGATACGAATACACATTATCGTGGTGTGGAGAATTATCGTCGTAGTGGTGTGACAGATGCCATGCGTATCCCTAAAGATCCTTTCTATGCACATCAGGTGATGTGGGACGGATGGGTGGATATAGAGAATCCCCGTATTCATATCGTTGGTCATTGGAACTATAAAGAAGATGTGGTGAAACCTGTTTATGTGGTATCCAGTGCTGAAAAAGTGGAATTGTTCCTGAATGGTAAATCTTTAGGAAACGGTCAAAGAGATTATCATTTCTTGTATACTTTCAAAGATGTGGCATTTGTTCCGGGCAAGTTGGAAGCTGTAGGGTATGATAAGAATGGAAAAGAATGTTGTCGCGCTGAATTGCAGACTGCCGGCAAGCCGGAACAGATTAAACTCAGTGTGATTCAAAGTCCTAAAGGCTGGAAAGCGGATGGAGCTGATATGGTATTGCTTCAAGTGGAAGTGATGGATAAAGATGGCAGACGTTGTCCGCTGGCTAATGATTTGATACATTTTGATGTAGAAGGACCGGCTGAATGGCGTGGTGGAATAGCACAGGGCAAAGATAATTATATTCTTTCAAAAGATTTGCCTGTAGAATGTGGAATCAACCGGGCTTTGATACGCTCTCTTACGACTCCGGGGACAGTTCGTATAACAGCCAAGGCTGATGGATTGCAATCTGCCGAAATCAGTCTTTCTTCTGCACCTGTTGAAGTGAAGAATGGCTTGAGTAACTATATTCCGGGAGATGAACTGGAGGGCAGGCTGACCCGTGGAGAAACTCCGTTGACTCCTTCTTACAAGGATACGAAAGTCGATGTGAATATCTTATCGGCGGTTGCCGGAGCCAATCAGGATGAAGTGATAAAAAGTTTCGATGATAATGAATTGAGTGAATGGAAGAATGATGGCAGACTGAACAGTGCATGGATAACTTATAGTTTGGAACGTGCGGCCCGTGTGGATGAAATTTGTATGAAACTTACCGGTTGGCGTTTGCGCAGCTATCCTTTGGAAATATATGCAGGTGATGAACTGATTTGGAGTGGTGAGACTGAAAAAAGTTTGGGGTATATCCACCTGAATGTAAAACCTGTATTGACAAATGAGATAACCATTCGTTTGAAAGGTGCCAGCAAGGAAGGTGACGGTTTCGGACAAATTGTAGAAGTTGCTGCTCCTGCCGCAGGTGAATTAGACTTGTTTAAGGCAAAAAATGGCGATAAAACTAATCACGAGTTACGCATTGTTGAAATCGAGTTTAAAGAGAATTTGTGGCAATAG
- a CDS encoding arylsulfatase, which translates to MKKTRKILFSAALLSSGLTMAQTTTAEKSPNVIYIMADDLGIGDLGCYGQRQIKTPNIDGIAQNGMKFMQHYSGSTVSAPSRCALITGKHMGHAAIRGNAKVAGSDGLLYETPLPVGEVTVADIFKTKNYVTGCVGKWGMGGPGTEGMPGKHGFDYFYGYLGQRFAHSYYPEFLHENEQKIMLDGKYYSHDLMLEKALNFIDENAQKPFFLYFSPTIPHADLDIMGEVMTEYEGEFCETPFGGSKDGYKSQQTPRAAYAAMVTYLDKSVGLIIKELKEKGLYDHTIIVFTSDNGVHSEGGHDPSYFDSNGPFRGQKRDLYEGGIRTPFVIQWPGVIPQGVVTNHISAFWDFLPTIGELVQADIPQNIDGISYLPTLTGKGIQKEHDCIYYEFFEFGGKQSIMTPDGWKLVRLEVSDPSKTYEELYNIYTDPAETTNVIKQYPDVARKLKNMIGGQRVENARFHF; encoded by the coding sequence ATGAAAAAAACACGTAAGATATTATTTTCCGCAGCTTTGTTGTCTTCAGGGCTTACGATGGCCCAGACTACAACGGCAGAGAAATCGCCCAATGTTATTTATATTATGGCGGATGATTTGGGAATAGGTGATTTGGGATGCTATGGTCAGCGTCAGATTAAGACACCGAATATTGATGGGATAGCTCAGAATGGGATGAAGTTTATGCAGCATTATTCCGGTTCTACAGTCAGTGCTCCGTCTCGTTGTGCTCTGATTACAGGAAAGCACATGGGACATGCTGCAATCAGAGGAAATGCAAAAGTAGCAGGTTCGGATGGATTGTTATATGAAACTCCGCTTCCTGTCGGTGAAGTTACTGTAGCCGATATTTTTAAAACAAAGAATTATGTTACCGGATGTGTAGGCAAATGGGGAATGGGAGGACCGGGTACGGAAGGTATGCCCGGCAAACATGGTTTTGATTATTTCTACGGTTATCTGGGGCAACGTTTTGCTCATAGTTATTACCCTGAGTTCTTGCATGAGAATGAGCAGAAGATTATGCTGGATGGGAAATATTATTCGCATGACTTGATGTTGGAAAAGGCTTTGAATTTTATTGATGAAAATGCGCAGAAACCTTTCTTTCTTTATTTTTCACCAACCATACCTCATGCAGATCTTGATATAATGGGAGAGGTAATGACGGAATATGAGGGGGAATTTTGTGAAACTCCTTTTGGAGGAAGCAAAGACGGTTATAAATCGCAGCAAACTCCGCGTGCGGCATATGCGGCGATGGTTACTTATTTGGATAAAAGTGTGGGTTTGATTATTAAAGAATTAAAAGAGAAAGGTTTGTATGATCATACGATAATTGTTTTTACTTCCGATAATGGAGTCCATTCGGAGGGAGGGCACGATCCATCTTATTTTGACAGTAATGGTCCGTTCAGGGGTCAGAAAAGAGATTTATATGAAGGAGGTATCCGTACTCCGTTCGTCATTCAATGGCCGGGAGTTATTCCACAAGGGGTAGTTACTAATCATATTTCTGCATTTTGGGATTTTTTGCCTACTATAGGTGAATTGGTGCAGGCGGATATACCTCAAAATATTGATGGTATATCTTATTTGCCTACTCTTACGGGAAAAGGTATTCAGAAGGAGCATGATTGTATTTATTATGAGTTCTTTGAATTTGGAGGAAAGCAATCTATTATGACACCTGATGGTTGGAAGTTGGTGAGACTGGAAGTTAGTGACCCGTCTAAAACTTATGAAGAATTGTATAACATTTATACAGATCCGGCAGAAACTACTAATGTGATAAAGCAATATCCTGATGTGGCAAGGAAATTAAAGAATATGATAGGTGGTCAACGTGTTGAAAATGCCCGTTTCCATTTTTAA
- a CDS encoding polysaccharide deacetylase family protein: MIKIIIFLLLYVPLESIAADDEEVKVSIAQYRGGRDAAISYTFDDGLLEQYTLVFPELEKRNIKATFAVNGGWMGCISAKKVCMSWEQAREMAQAGHEITNHGWMHKNLTKLVGEERRFEIQHNDTVIFEQTGIFPRTYFYPGNRKNEEAIACASVDRVGTRIRQIDIGSRRNARWLTQWTDSLIANRLWGVGMTHGIVTGYDAFPDPQVFWNHLDEVNCRRDRLWVTTFREVAAYMAERENLVLDIKRTSGKITVTFHFTMDKELFDMPLTLLLEDLPDQCAVTVLQDGRNLPVNLCRRGMVVDFSPWGGPVEISYASSITKIR; the protein is encoded by the coding sequence ATGATAAAAATAATAATTTTTTTACTGTTATATGTGCCCCTAGAGAGCATAGCAGCTGATGATGAAGAGGTAAAAGTGAGTATTGCCCAATATAGGGGAGGAAGAGATGCTGCAATCAGTTATACTTTTGATGATGGTTTGTTGGAACAATATACATTGGTTTTTCCGGAATTGGAGAAAAGGAATATAAAGGCTACATTCGCTGTGAATGGAGGTTGGATGGGGTGTATTAGTGCAAAGAAAGTATGTATGTCTTGGGAACAAGCAAGGGAAATGGCACAAGCAGGACATGAGATAACAAATCATGGGTGGATGCATAAGAATCTGACGAAATTGGTAGGGGAAGAAAGGCGTTTTGAAATACAACATAATGATACGGTTATTTTTGAGCAAACAGGTATATTTCCGCGTACTTATTTTTATCCGGGAAACCGGAAAAATGAGGAGGCCATAGCTTGTGCATCGGTTGACAGAGTAGGTACTCGTATCCGACAAATAGATATAGGTTCACGCCGTAATGCCCGGTGGCTAACGCAGTGGACGGATAGTTTGATAGCAAACAGATTGTGGGGTGTCGGTATGACACATGGTATAGTAACGGGATATGATGCTTTTCCTGATCCTCAAGTGTTTTGGAATCACTTGGATGAAGTGAACTGCCGAAGAGACAGATTGTGGGTTACGACATTTCGTGAGGTAGCGGCGTACATGGCTGAACGGGAGAATTTGGTACTGGATATAAAGAGGACATCAGGAAAAATTACAGTGACTTTTCATTTTACAATGGACAAGGAATTGTTTGACATGCCGTTGACTTTGCTTTTGGAAGATTTGCCCGATCAGTGTGCTGTTACTGTTCTGCAGGATGGTAGAAATTTGCCTGTGAACTTGTGTCGTAGAGGAATGGTTGTGGACTTCAGTCCGTGGGGAGGACCAGTAGAGATCTCTTATGCTTCTTCAATAACTAAAATCAGATAA
- a CDS encoding oligogalacturonate lyase family protein, whose amino-acid sequence MRKTFLAITLFLAFSKAALAQFGNCTASEMRTYVDSATGSTITMLTDTMKNDRFLYQTDPMWTADGKYLLFRSSSRGNDKEVESTLPNGEKRKWTPTQIYFIEMATGKIIQATEGPNLGSAFLANKTNRMFVSRKEKENWNMYVMDLDKFFADVKQGKVGKPSAYETFIGTFPTEMGRPGGYAVDCNDDYAYITVEREGTEEEKERMMKNAFLPESNQPVKIKPTLCGIRKMNLSTGEVTKVIDTEFKTGHIQASRFTPGEIVFCNETGGDAHQRMWFCTADGTVFKPLYKETPLDWVTHETFATKDFVYFNILGFQPRLRKQASGIVRINLRTDDVELIGQVELEKDRQAIDGQLVGRGFWHCNASRDNKWAAGDTFGGNVWLINVQTGERHWLVSDTKMKPDHAHPSFSPDGTKVLFQSGHFTNGKRLNLMMVDISSFK is encoded by the coding sequence ATGAGAAAGACATTTTTAGCTATTACATTATTTTTAGCTTTTAGTAAAGCCGCATTGGCTCAGTTTGGAAACTGCACTGCATCGGAAATGCGGACTTATGTAGATAGTGCGACCGGCAGTACTATCACTATGTTGACCGATACGATGAAGAATGACCGTTTTCTTTATCAGACTGATCCCATGTGGACAGCTGATGGCAAATATTTATTGTTCAGGTCTTCCAGCCGTGGAAATGACAAAGAGGTAGAAAGTACGCTTCCTAACGGAGAAAAACGTAAATGGACTCCTACACAAATTTATTTTATTGAAATGGCCACCGGTAAGATTATTCAAGCTACGGAAGGACCGAACTTGGGCAGTGCTTTTTTGGCTAATAAAACGAATCGTATGTTTGTCAGCCGGAAAGAAAAAGAAAACTGGAACATGTATGTGATGGACTTGGATAAATTCTTTGCCGATGTAAAACAAGGAAAAGTAGGTAAACCATCCGCTTATGAAACTTTCATAGGCACTTTTCCCACTGAGATGGGACGTCCGGGAGGATATGCTGTGGATTGCAATGATGATTATGCCTACATAACTGTTGAGCGTGAGGGTACGGAAGAGGAAAAGGAACGTATGATGAAAAACGCTTTCTTGCCTGAAAGTAACCAGCCGGTAAAGATAAAGCCAACTCTTTGCGGAATTCGTAAAATGAATCTCAGTACAGGAGAAGTAACTAAGGTTATTGATACGGAATTTAAAACAGGCCACATACAAGCCAGCCGTTTTACTCCGGGTGAAATTGTTTTTTGTAACGAAACCGGTGGCGATGCCCATCAGCGTATGTGGTTTTGCACGGCAGATGGAACAGTCTTTAAACCTTTATATAAAGAAACTCCGCTAGATTGGGTGACTCATGAAACTTTTGCAACCAAAGATTTTGTATATTTCAATATCTTAGGATTTCAGCCGCGCCTTCGCAAACAGGCAAGTGGTATTGTGCGTATCAATTTGCGTACAGATGATGTAGAGTTGATAGGGCAGGTAGAATTAGAAAAAGACCGCCAAGCGATTGACGGCCAATTGGTAGGAAGAGGTTTCTGGCATTGTAATGCCAGCCGTGATAATAAATGGGCTGCCGGAGATACTTTTGGAGGTAATGTATGGCTGATTAATGTGCAAACCGGAGAACGTCATTGGTTGGTTTCGGATACCAAGATGAAACCGGATCATGCACATCCCAGCTTTAGTCCGGATGGTACGAAAGTTCTTTTCCAATCCGGACATTTTACAAATGGAAAAAGATTAAATTTAATGATGGTGGATATTTCATCTTTTAAATAA
- a CDS encoding glycosyl hydrolase, with protein MKQSLFLKKCSKFCYVLFAVCGCLACTQNQKIEWPQVTNETKPWTRWWWEGNAVRTIDLDTVMRKYQEANLGGLEITPIYGIHGYEDRFKDFLSPEWVDLFLYTLQEAKQLGLGIDLANASGWPFGGPWVTPEDACKTVAYKTYQLKEGEQLGEPVRYKEEGFVRLAGHTPVKLADLKEPVSANADLQTLALDQVRYKKELPLIIVTANSDEGECLDLTSKIKPDGTLDWTAPQGDWTICALFQGHHGKMVERAGPGGEGDVIDHFSASAIDHYLSKFDEAFKGKDISYLRYYFNDSYEVDDARGESNWTPAFFEEFQKYRGYDLRQHLPALLGIDTPDKNARVLYDYRQTINDLLINHYSIRWQHWAAKQGKGIRNQAHGSPANILDLYAVSDVPEIEGRDLVSIKAAPSVAHTEGKKLSSSESATWLNEHFQSNLGDVKKALDLFFLGGVNHIFYHGTCFSPQDAPWPGWLFYAAVHFHPNNPFWEDFKYLNQYVTRVQSFLQDGTPDNDVLLYYNIADVMSEQGNRSLQHFSGLDRNMLESSVRESAVTLTENGYAWDMISDKQLLKTNIEKEMIVTPGAAYKTVLVSAAQYIPYETMEKLMALADEGATVVFYKGIPQDMAGMILSEEKQAHFKEMLDALDFHAEGAVKCARVGKGKVCLSDDINALMNEANVGAEKMYQAGLQCIRRNSTTGKYYFIENSSDRKIEDWIPLRTEARSAAIFNPMTGASGLATMKRNDGQTDVYLELNPGETVIVSTSGQHFTGDAYAYYQNAGEPNPVSGSWTVSFVQGGPQLPASITVDSLGSWTDFVGDEYKAFSGTAVYTTTINKVPVADVIKLNLGTVAENASVYLNGEYIGTVIDSPYQLYIPAEKFKGQDELVVRVANSMANRIAYMDKKGVDWKIFYNVNMSARKKENVKNGIFDASDWEPKSSGLLGPVTLTPAMVKQ; from the coding sequence ATGAAGCAATCCTTATTTTTAAAGAAATGCAGTAAGTTCTGTTATGTACTTTTTGCAGTTTGTGGCTGTTTGGCTTGTACACAGAATCAGAAGATTGAATGGCCGCAAGTGACTAACGAGACCAAGCCTTGGACGCGATGGTGGTGGGAAGGCAATGCGGTCAGGACTATTGATTTGGATACGGTTATGCGTAAGTACCAGGAGGCAAATCTGGGGGGATTGGAGATCACTCCTATTTATGGAATACATGGTTATGAGGACCGCTTTAAAGATTTTCTTTCTCCGGAATGGGTTGATTTGTTTCTGTATACTTTGCAGGAAGCAAAGCAGTTGGGGTTAGGTATTGATCTGGCTAATGCTTCGGGATGGCCGTTTGGAGGACCTTGGGTCACTCCCGAAGATGCGTGCAAGACGGTGGCTTATAAAACTTATCAATTGAAAGAAGGTGAGCAATTGGGTGAACCTGTCCGGTATAAAGAAGAAGGCTTTGTCAGATTGGCAGGGCATACTCCGGTAAAACTGGCGGATTTGAAAGAACCAGTCAGTGCGAATGCTGATTTACAGACATTGGCATTGGATCAGGTACGATATAAAAAGGAACTGCCTTTGATTATAGTGACCGCTAATAGTGATGAAGGTGAATGTCTCGACTTGACTTCAAAAATAAAGCCGGATGGTACATTGGATTGGACGGCTCCTCAAGGTGACTGGACTATTTGTGCTCTGTTCCAAGGTCATCATGGAAAAATGGTAGAACGTGCAGGGCCTGGTGGTGAAGGTGATGTGATAGATCATTTTTCAGCTTCGGCCATTGATCATTATCTCAGTAAATTCGATGAGGCTTTTAAAGGAAAGGATATCAGTTATCTGAGGTATTATTTTAATGACTCTTATGAAGTGGACGATGCAAGAGGCGAGTCGAATTGGACTCCTGCTTTTTTTGAAGAATTTCAAAAGTATAGAGGATATGACTTGCGTCAGCACTTACCTGCATTGTTAGGTATTGACACACCAGATAAAAATGCAAGAGTGTTATATGATTATAGACAAACCATAAACGATTTATTGATAAATCATTATTCTATTCGTTGGCAACATTGGGCGGCAAAACAAGGAAAGGGTATAAGGAATCAGGCTCATGGCTCTCCTGCCAATATTCTGGATTTGTATGCAGTGAGTGATGTACCCGAAATAGAGGGGCGTGATTTAGTCAGTATAAAAGCAGCTCCGTCTGTAGCTCATACAGAAGGAAAGAAACTCTCATCTTCAGAAAGTGCGACTTGGTTGAATGAACATTTTCAATCGAATCTGGGAGATGTAAAGAAAGCACTTGATCTTTTCTTTTTGGGGGGTGTGAATCATATTTTTTATCATGGTACTTGTTTTAGTCCACAGGATGCTCCTTGGCCGGGATGGTTATTTTATGCGGCAGTCCATTTTCATCCGAATAATCCGTTTTGGGAGGATTTTAAATATTTGAATCAGTATGTTACTCGCGTGCAGTCATTTTTACAGGATGGCACTCCTGACAATGATGTTCTTTTATACTATAACATAGCCGATGTGATGTCTGAGCAAGGGAACAGAAGCCTTCAACACTTTAGCGGATTGGATCGTAATATGTTGGAATCTTCGGTCAGAGAAAGTGCGGTAACTTTAACAGAGAATGGTTATGCATGGGATATGATTTCTGACAAGCAACTTCTTAAAACTAATATTGAGAAAGAAATGATTGTAACGCCTGGTGCCGCATATAAAACCGTTCTTGTTTCGGCAGCGCAATATATTCCTTATGAAACAATGGAAAAACTGATGGCTTTGGCTGATGAAGGTGCTACCGTTGTGTTTTATAAGGGAATTCCTCAAGATATGGCCGGAATGATTCTTTCGGAAGAAAAACAGGCTCATTTTAAAGAAATGTTGGATGCTTTGGACTTTCATGCTGAAGGTGCTGTTAAATGTGCTCGTGTAGGTAAGGGGAAGGTTTGTTTGTCAGATGATATTAATGCTCTGATGAATGAGGCGAATGTGGGTGCTGAGAAAATGTATCAGGCAGGTCTGCAATGTATCCGAAGAAATAGTACGACGGGAAAATATTACTTTATAGAAAATAGTAGTGACCGTAAAATAGAGGATTGGATTCCACTTCGTACAGAAGCTCGGAGTGCGGCGATTTTCAATCCAATGACTGGTGCTAGTGGTTTGGCTACTATGAAACGCAATGACGGGCAAACAGATGTTTACCTGGAATTGAATCCGGGTGAAACTGTCATTGTATCAACTTCCGGTCAGCATTTTACAGGAGATGCCTATGCTTATTATCAAAATGCAGGTGAGCCAAATCCAGTTTCCGGCAGTTGGACTGTTTCTTTTGTTCAAGGAGGTCCTCAACTTCCTGCTTCTATAACGGTTGACAGTTTGGGCTCATGGACTGATTTTGTAGGGGATGAATATAAAGCTTTTTCTGGAACAGCCGTTTATACGACTACTATAAATAAGGTGCCTGTAGCGGATGTGATCAAATTGAACCTTGGAACTGTGGCAGAAAATGCATCTGTCTATTTGAATGGAGAATATATAGGTACAGTGATTGACTCTCCTTATCAATTGTATATCCCTGCTGAAAAATTCAAAGGACAGGATGAGTTAGTTGTCAGAGTAGCCAACTCTATGGCGAATCGAATTGCTTATATGGATAAGAAGGGAGTGGACTGGAAGATTTTCTATAATGTAAATATGTCTGCAAGAAAAAAGGAAAATGTGAAAAATGGTATCTTTGATGCTTCTGATTGGGAACCAAAATCTTCAGGGCTATTGGGACCTGTAACGTTGACTCCGGCTATGGTGAAGCAATGA